A window of Dorea formicigenerans contains these coding sequences:
- a CDS encoding XdhC family protein, with protein MWEFLQKLKQLQPESKNIVLTGLTGEALGEKALVSNGKLVWASVAGGFLEQHDQQIEQVEVNGIALVDGEKIFGEVVGGQKKIVICGGGHVSMPIIQLGRQIGCYVTVLEDRPKFADNARRAGADKVICDTFEAGLEQIPGDSDTFFVIVTRGHVYDRICLESIVRKPHAYIGMMGSRRRVAQVKHSVLENGADPQVISQLHSPIGLDIKAETPEEIAISVMAEIIQVKNQDKRGAGYSNEIRDAIVKCEDQKKILATIVERKGSAPRSIGTKMLIMEDGRCVDTIGGGCIEAAIVSKALLILRGCAKAPQIVHVDMTGEDAEKEGMVCGGKVKVLLEEV; from the coding sequence ATGTGGGAATTCTTACAAAAATTAAAACAACTGCAGCCGGAGAGCAAAAATATCGTTTTGACAGGACTGACAGGAGAGGCACTTGGGGAAAAAGCGCTTGTATCGAATGGAAAGCTGGTATGGGCATCTGTTGCAGGGGGATTTTTAGAACAGCATGACCAGCAGATAGAGCAGGTAGAAGTAAATGGTATAGCGCTTGTTGATGGCGAAAAAATATTTGGTGAAGTTGTAGGTGGACAGAAGAAAATCGTGATCTGTGGTGGGGGACATGTTTCCATGCCGATTATTCAGCTTGGCAGACAGATTGGATGTTATGTAACAGTACTGGAAGACAGACCGAAATTTGCAGATAACGCCAGAAGAGCAGGAGCAGACAAAGTTATTTGTGACACATTTGAAGCGGGACTGGAACAGATTCCCGGTGATTCAGATACGTTTTTTGTAATCGTTACCCGCGGACATGTGTATGATCGGATCTGTCTGGAAAGTATTGTAAGAAAACCACATGCGTACATTGGAATGATGGGAAGCCGCAGAAGAGTGGCACAGGTAAAACATAGTGTCCTTGAAAATGGAGCCGATCCACAGGTGATCAGTCAGTTACATTCTCCAATCGGCCTGGATATAAAGGCGGAGACACCGGAAGAAATCGCAATATCCGTTATGGCAGAAATTATACAGGTCAAGAATCAGGATAAACGAGGAGCCGGTTATTCGAATGAAATCCGGGATGCAATCGTGAAATGTGAGGATCAGAAAAAGATATTGGCGACGATAGTCGAACGAAAAGGAAGTGCGCCAAGAAGTATTGGAACGAAGATGTTGATAATGGAAGACGGACGATGTGTAGACACTATTGGGGGCGGCTGTATTGAAGCCGCGATTGTCAGCAAAGCGTTATTAATACTGCGAGGATGTGCAAAAGCGCCACAAATCGTGCATGTGGATATGACTGGTGAAGATGCCGAGAAAGAAGGCATGGTGTGTGGTGGTAAAGTAAAGGTATTGTTGGAGGAAGTTTAA
- the modA gene encoding molybdate ABC transporter substrate-binding protein, with translation MKKRVLATLLAMFMVLGLVACGSKSDSKDDKKEETKTEAKADDAEDVELQVFIAASLSKVMDEVATEYQKDHPNVKITFNADSSGTLLTQIEEGYACDVFFSAAQKQMDQLEKTDGLVVDGTRKNVVNNQVVVVTRKDSGTKVTGLETLKDASSIALAGGSVPVGKYTRQALVNLGILEKVDDVSTIPTETISEKLGGVEISEQDNVSKVLAAVVEGSCEVGTTYYSDTYGYEDELNILQTVSYDLTGNVIYPIAQVKNDEASDAEVSEAKDFIDFVTSDKAKTIFQKYYFDTDVE, from the coding sequence ATGAAAAAAAGAGTATTAGCAACATTACTTGCAATGTTTATGGTATTAGGACTTGTAGCATGCGGAAGTAAATCCGACAGCAAAGATGACAAAAAAGAGGAGACAAAAACAGAGGCGAAGGCTGATGATGCAGAAGATGTAGAGCTTCAGGTATTTATTGCCGCCAGCTTGAGCAAAGTTATGGATGAAGTCGCAACAGAGTATCAGAAAGATCATCCAAATGTGAAGATTACATTTAATGCAGATAGTTCAGGAACACTGCTTACACAGATCGAGGAAGGATATGCGTGTGATGTATTCTTTTCAGCAGCTCAGAAACAGATGGATCAGTTGGAGAAGACAGACGGACTTGTAGTTGACGGAACACGTAAGAATGTTGTAAACAACCAGGTCGTAGTTGTAACACGTAAAGACAGTGGAACAAAAGTTACCGGACTTGAGACTTTAAAAGATGCTTCCAGTATCGCTCTTGCAGGTGGAAGCGTACCGGTTGGAAAATATACAAGACAGGCACTTGTAAACCTTGGAATTCTTGAAAAAGTTGATGATGTATCCACAATTCCTACAGAGACAATCTCCGAGAAACTTGGCGGAGTTGAGATCAGCGAGCAGGATAACGTAAGTAAAGTATTGGCAGCAGTTGTAGAGGGATCTTGTGAAGTTGGTACAACATACTATTCTGATACATATGGATATGAGGATGAGCTTAATATCCTTCAGACAGTAAGCTATGATCTTACAGGAAATGTAATCTACCCGATCGCTCAGGTTAAAAATGACGAAGCAAGTGATGCAGAAGTCTCAGAAGCAAAAGATTTCATCGATTTTGTAACATCTGATAAAGCAAAAACAATTTTTCAGAAATACTACTTTGATACAGATGTAGAGTAA
- the modB gene encoding molybdate ABC transporter permease subunit yields MDAMESIIKNLDWSPLFISLKTGIVATFISFFLGIYAARKVVKTTPGKKAVIDGILTLPMVLPPTVAGFFLLLIFSKRRPFGIFLYETFDIKVVQSWLGCIIAATVIAFPLMYRNARAAFEQLDVNLIYAGRTLGMSDIRIFWKVVIPSAGPGIASGTILTFARALGEYGATSMLAGNIPGKTGTISQKIAMVIQDGDYATAGVWVVIVILIAFLVIFSMNFISGTKMKNIKRW; encoded by the coding sequence ATGGATGCAATGGAATCGATTATTAAAAATCTGGACTGGAGCCCGCTTTTTATATCATTAAAAACAGGAATCGTGGCGACTTTTATATCATTTTTTTTAGGAATTTATGCGGCGAGAAAAGTGGTAAAGACAACACCGGGCAAGAAAGCGGTCATTGATGGAATACTGACACTGCCGATGGTACTGCCACCGACTGTCGCAGGTTTCTTCCTGCTTTTGATCTTTAGTAAAAGAAGACCATTTGGAATTTTTTTGTATGAGACATTTGATATTAAGGTCGTGCAGTCATGGCTTGGTTGTATTATTGCAGCAACCGTTATCGCATTTCCGCTAATGTATCGTAATGCAAGAGCTGCTTTTGAACAGTTAGATGTCAATCTGATTTATGCAGGTCGCACACTTGGTATGTCTGACATCCGGATTTTCTGGAAAGTTGTGATTCCAAGTGCAGGACCTGGAATTGCATCCGGAACCATTCTTACATTTGCAAGAGCCCTTGGAGAGTACGGAGCAACATCTATGCTGGCTGGAAATATTCCCGGAAAGACGGGAACAATTTCTCAGAAAATTGCTATGGTCATTCAGGATGGAGATTATGCAACAGCGGGAGTATGGGTAGTGATCGTTATTCTCATCGCATTTCTTGTAATCTTTTCCATGAATTTTATATCCGGCACAAAGATGAAGAATATCAAACGCTGGTAG
- a CDS encoding molybdopterin-binding protein — translation MKLMRTEDAVGQVLCHDITQIIKGVTKDAVFRKGHIITEEDIPVLLSVGKDHIYIWENNENMLHENDAAKILYDMCANEHMTPSEIKEGKIELIAECDGLLKVDTERLNAVNALGEMMIACRHGNFPVKKGDKIAGTRIIPLVIEKEKMERAKKLAGEEPIFELIPFKKMKAAIVNTGNEVFYGRIKDTFTPVIIEKLKEYGAEVVGHVVSDDNHEHITAAIQKFLDEGVDMVLCTGGMSVDPDDRTPLAIKNTGAEIVTYGAPVLPGAMFLLSYYGEKKRPVIGLPGCVMYAKRTIFDLVLPRIVAGEILKKADIDTLGEGGLCLNCPVCTFPNCGFGK, via the coding sequence ATGAAATTAATGCGAACGGAAGATGCAGTGGGGCAGGTATTGTGCCATGACATCACACAAATTATCAAAGGCGTTACGAAGGATGCCGTATTTCGAAAAGGCCATATTATTACAGAGGAAGACATACCGGTACTTTTAAGTGTGGGAAAAGATCACATTTACATTTGGGAGAATAATGAGAATATGCTTCATGAAAATGATGCGGCTAAGATCTTGTATGATATGTGTGCAAATGAGCACATGACCCCATCGGAAATCAAAGAAGGAAAAATTGAACTGATCGCGGAGTGTGACGGTCTTTTAAAGGTTGATACAGAGCGATTGAATGCAGTAAATGCGCTTGGTGAAATGATGATTGCCTGTCGTCATGGAAACTTTCCGGTAAAAAAGGGCGATAAGATTGCCGGGACAAGGATTATTCCTCTTGTTATTGAAAAAGAAAAAATGGAGCGTGCAAAAAAATTAGCTGGTGAAGAACCGATTTTTGAGCTGATTCCATTTAAAAAGATGAAAGCTGCAATTGTAAATACTGGAAACGAAGTATTTTACGGAAGGATCAAAGATACATTTACACCGGTTATTATCGAAAAATTGAAAGAATATGGAGCAGAGGTCGTCGGGCATGTAGTAAGTGATGATAACCATGAACATATTACAGCGGCTATTCAGAAATTTTTGGATGAAGGGGTGGATATGGTACTTTGTACAGGAGGAATGAGTGTGGATCCAGATGACCGTACTCCGCTTGCGATTAAGAATACAGGTGCTGAGATCGTAACTTACGGAGCACCTGTACTTCCGGGAGCCATGTTCTTGTTGTCCTACTATGGAGAGAAAAAAAGACCAGTCATTGGTCTTCCGGGATGCGTTATGTATGCGAAACGGACTATTTTTGATTTAGTTCTGCCACGGATCGTGGCTGGAGAGATTCTGAAAAAAGCAGATATTGATACACTGGGAGAAGGCGGCTTATGCTTGAATTGTCCGGTCTGTACTTTCCCGAATTGCGGATTTGGAAAGTAG
- a CDS encoding sulfate/molybdate ABC transporter ATP-binding protein, giving the protein MGIKVDIKRKLGEFSLDIHFQTESKRIGILGASGCGKSMTLKSIAGIETPDFGMIQIDDKVLFDSANKVDLKPQKRNVGYLFQNYALFPTMTVAKNIAAGLKGSKEEKQKKVQEMIEKFELTGLADRLPGQLSGGQQQRVALARIMAYEPDVILLDEPFSALDVFLKDRLQQELIEMLKDYEGTVIMVSHSRDEIYRFSEELLIMDQGKPVIYGETKEIFAKPVYKEAAKLTGCKNFSRIKRVDAHTAEILDWGITLHTNQEIDEQATWFGYRAHDFVPVWGKRKENCLKINVESEAALPFERNYYLYPEGEENQNKQTICWFLQRKKLEKIGEKGMPDYLELTEEGMMFLRG; this is encoded by the coding sequence ATGGGAATTAAAGTAGATATTAAGAGAAAACTGGGAGAATTCAGTCTTGATATACATTTTCAGACAGAATCGAAACGAATCGGGATTCTGGGAGCATCTGGTTGTGGAAAAAGCATGACGCTTAAGAGTATCGCGGGGATTGAGACACCGGATTTTGGAATGATACAGATTGATGATAAGGTGCTGTTTGATTCGGCCAATAAAGTGGATTTAAAACCACAGAAAAGAAATGTCGGATATCTCTTTCAGAATTATGCGTTGTTTCCAACTATGACAGTTGCAAAAAATATTGCGGCAGGTCTGAAAGGCAGCAAGGAAGAAAAGCAAAAAAAAGTACAGGAAATGATTGAAAAATTTGAGCTGACAGGACTTGCTGACCGGTTGCCGGGACAGCTTTCCGGTGGGCAGCAGCAAAGAGTTGCACTGGCGAGGATCATGGCGTATGAGCCGGATGTCATTCTGTTGGATGAGCCATTTTCCGCATTGGACGTATTTTTAAAAGACCGGCTTCAGCAGGAACTGATCGAGATGCTGAAGGATTATGAAGGAACTGTTATTATGGTATCGCACAGCAGAGACGAAATTTATCGTTTCAGCGAGGAACTGTTGATCATGGATCAGGGGAAACCGGTCATTTATGGAGAAACGAAAGAAATATTTGCGAAGCCTGTATATAAAGAGGCTGCAAAACTGACCGGCTGTAAGAACTTTTCCAGAATAAAACGTGTAGATGCACATACGGCAGAGATCCTTGACTGGGGAATTACATTACATACGAATCAGGAGATTGATGAACAGGCAACCTGGTTTGGGTATCGGGCTCATGATTTTGTGCCGGTGTGGGGAAAGCGAAAGGAGAACTGTCTGAAGATAAATGTTGAAAGTGAGGCAGCACTTCCTTTTGAAAGAAATTATTACCTTTACCCGGAGGGGGAAGAAAATCAGAATAAACAGACGATCTGCTGGTTTCTTCAGAGAAAAAAGCTGGAAAAAATCGGAGAGAAAGGAATGCCGGATTATCTGGAACTTACGGAAGAGGGCATGATGTTCCTGAGAGGATAA
- a CDS encoding MOSC domain-containing protein, translating to MGKILAICISEKKGTQKKPIESARLVEEWGIEGDAHVGKWHRQVSMLSFEKIEAFREKGADVDFGAFGENLVVEGFDLSKVPVGTKFQIGEAILELTQIGKECHSHCAIYKVMGDCIMPREGVFTRVLKGGEIKAGDEITMLPLEKDRPFTAAVITLSDKGAAGEREDKSGPLIQEMLMKEGYDVIETLLLPDGEQPLKHQLMRLADQRQVNVIFTTGGTGFAERDVTPEATQAVCDRMAMGIADAIRQYSLSITGRAMLSRAVSGIRKKTLIVNLPGSPKAVKESLEYVLPHLGHGLGILRGTDGECGNS from the coding sequence GTGGGAAAGATATTAGCAATTTGTATTAGTGAGAAAAAAGGAACTCAGAAAAAACCGATTGAGTCTGCAAGACTGGTGGAAGAATGGGGAATTGAAGGAGATGCCCATGTGGGTAAATGGCACCGTCAGGTGAGTATGCTTTCATTTGAAAAGATTGAAGCATTTCGAGAGAAAGGTGCGGACGTAGACTTTGGAGCATTCGGAGAGAATCTTGTTGTGGAAGGGTTTGATCTGAGTAAAGTCCCGGTAGGAACGAAATTTCAGATTGGAGAAGCAATTTTGGAATTGACGCAGATTGGAAAGGAATGCCATAGCCACTGTGCGATTTACAAGGTTATGGGTGACTGTATCATGCCAAGAGAAGGTGTGTTCACAAGGGTTCTGAAAGGTGGCGAGATTAAGGCTGGTGATGAGATTACAATGCTTCCATTAGAAAAAGATCGTCCGTTTACGGCGGCGGTTATTACTTTGAGTGATAAAGGTGCTGCAGGAGAGCGGGAGGATAAGAGTGGTCCATTGATTCAGGAGATGCTTATGAAGGAAGGATATGACGTGATAGAGACATTACTGCTTCCGGACGGAGAGCAGCCTTTGAAGCATCAGCTTATGAGACTGGCAGACCAGAGACAGGTCAATGTGATCTTTACGACAGGTGGGACCGGATTTGCAGAAAGAGATGTGACACCAGAGGCAACACAGGCAGTCTGTGACCGCATGGCGATGGGAATTGCAGATGCAATCCGTCAGTATTCACTTTCTATTACCGGAAGAGCAATGCTAAGCCGGGCTGTATCCGGAATTCGAAAAAAGACGTTGATCGTTAATCTTCCGGGAAGCCCGAAGGCTGTAAAAGAGAGTCTGGAGTATGTATTGCCACATCTGGGACATGGACTTGGAATTTTGCGTGGCACAGATGGTGAATGTGGAAATAGCTGA
- the moaA gene encoding GTP 3',8-cyclase MoaA, with translation MKDQYGRIIDYMRISITDRCNLRCRYCMPEGVELVPMKNILSYEEIEMVCQAAAKAGIRKFKITGGEPLVRLGCPELIGKIKKIPRVEQVTMTTNGVLLSKYLPELLKNGLDAVNISLDTLDRERYQVITGRDELFRVLESVDQAVDAGIPVKINSVLQKGMNEDEFLALVRLTLEKKLDVRFIEMMPIGLGKKFETIYNEDILEELKKQYPDIQEDRQIHGNGPAVYVKLPGGQGSVGFISALHGKFCQYCNRIRMTAQGCLKPCLCYGKGVELKDIFDRHEKSQRCRTTMADQETLEYLYQAITEAIQLKPKSHRFENLSEITEDKKMSQIGG, from the coding sequence ATGAAGGATCAGTATGGAAGAATAATAGATTATATGAGAATTTCCATTACGGATCGGTGTAATCTCCGGTGTCGGTATTGTATGCCGGAAGGAGTAGAATTAGTTCCGATGAAGAACATTCTTTCTTACGAAGAAATTGAGATGGTCTGTCAGGCGGCTGCAAAGGCCGGAATCCGTAAATTCAAAATTACAGGAGGAGAACCGCTGGTAAGACTGGGGTGTCCGGAATTGATTGGAAAGATTAAGAAGATTCCGAGAGTAGAGCAGGTAACAATGACTACGAATGGTGTCCTGCTGTCAAAATATTTGCCAGAACTATTGAAAAATGGGCTGGATGCGGTGAATATTAGTCTGGATACACTGGACCGGGAACGTTATCAGGTAATTACCGGACGGGACGAACTTTTCAGGGTGCTGGAAAGTGTGGATCAGGCAGTAGATGCCGGAATCCCGGTGAAAATCAACAGTGTACTTCAAAAAGGCATGAATGAGGATGAATTTCTGGCACTTGTAAGATTGACGCTGGAGAAAAAACTGGATGTACGTTTTATTGAGATGATGCCGATTGGGCTTGGAAAAAAGTTTGAGACGATTTACAATGAAGACATTTTGGAAGAGTTAAAGAAACAATATCCTGATATTCAGGAAGATCGACAGATTCATGGAAATGGACCGGCAGTTTATGTGAAGCTTCCGGGAGGTCAGGGAAGTGTAGGATTTATCAGTGCACTTCATGGAAAATTCTGTCAGTATTGTAACCGGATACGCATGACGGCGCAAGGGTGTTTAAAACCTTGTCTGTGCTATGGAAAAGGCGTGGAGCTGAAGGATATTTTTGACAGGCATGAAAAGTCGCAGAGATGCAGAACAACAATGGCAGATCAAGAAACATTGGAATATTTGTATCAGGCAATCACGGAGGCAATTCAGTTAAAGCCAAAAAGCCACCGTTTTGAAAATTTAAGTGAAATTACAGAAGATAAGAAAATGAGTCAAATTGGGGGATAG